A region of Streptomyces sp. TG1A-60 DNA encodes the following proteins:
- a CDS encoding sulfite exporter TauE/SafE family protein: MNMMTPWHLSVAEFAVLGLAALLVGFSKTAVSGANTVSLAIFAAVLPARASTGVLLPLLIVGDVLAVLTYRRHAHWPTLWKLFPAVGGGVVLGTLFLVWADDQIVRTSIGAILLLMTAVTLWRRRAADKGDDPDEITTRAGRAKARSYGVLGGFTTMVANAGGPVMSLYLLSAGFRKLGFLGTSAIFFLIVNLAKVPFSVGLGLIDGPSLLLDAALALFVVPGAFLGKWAVTRINQRIFEQLVIAATIVGGLQLLLH; this comes from the coding sequence ATGAACATGATGACTCCCTGGCACCTGTCCGTGGCCGAGTTCGCGGTCCTCGGCCTCGCCGCTCTGCTCGTCGGCTTCTCCAAGACCGCTGTGAGCGGTGCCAACACGGTCAGCCTCGCCATCTTCGCGGCAGTCCTGCCGGCCCGTGCCTCGACCGGTGTCCTCCTGCCGCTCCTCATCGTCGGGGACGTCCTCGCGGTGCTCACCTACCGTCGGCACGCCCACTGGCCCACCCTGTGGAAACTCTTCCCGGCGGTCGGCGGCGGCGTCGTCCTCGGCACGCTGTTCCTGGTCTGGGCCGACGACCAGATCGTACGGACGTCGATCGGCGCGATCCTGCTGCTGATGACGGCCGTCACTCTGTGGCGCCGCCGGGCGGCCGACAAGGGCGACGACCCCGACGAGATCACAACCCGCGCCGGCCGCGCCAAGGCCCGCTCGTACGGCGTCCTCGGCGGCTTCACCACCATGGTCGCCAACGCCGGCGGCCCCGTGATGTCCCTGTATCTGCTCTCGGCGGGCTTCCGGAAGCTCGGGTTCCTCGGCACCTCGGCCATCTTCTTCCTCATCGTCAACCTCGCCAAGGTCCCTTTCAGCGTCGGCCTCGGCCTCATCGACGGCCCCTCCCTCCTGCTGGACGCCGCACTCGCGCTGTTCGTGGTGCCCGGCGCCTTCCTCGGCAAGTGGGCGGTGACCCGCATCAACCAGCGGATCTTCGAACAGCTGGTGATCGCCGCGACGATCGTGGGCGGCCTGCAACTACTGCTCCACTGA